The genomic interval CTATCGACACTACCActaataatatatatattaatCATCCTCACGTCTTATACGCTTCTAAGCTCTTACCGATGCACGTATCTAAGTACTTCCCTCCTTAGATGTAGGAAGAGAAGGCTTAGCTTTATGATCACTTGTAGGAACGAGCTCTATCTCCCCtatctcctcctcctcctaTGTAGCTTGCTCCTCCGTATCACTAATTAGATTAAGGTCAAACTAGTTAGGCGTATCATCTATTGCTTCCTTTGCTACTTTAATCTCATCACGAGAGTAGAACTCCTTTAGAAACTTGGCCTATTCGTCTTCGAGATCGAACCTTAAGGCACAAAGAAACATTATAAGCTCCTAGATTGTTATAGCATTTAATCTCCCTTAGCGGTAATAATAGATATCTTAAGTAGTATTAAATAGCCGTTCAACACTAGCACCCGTTGTAGGAACTAAAAGCATATCTCGGGCGAGGGCTACAAGCGTAGGAAAGCGATGCTTATTGTCTTTCTAGAATGGTAGAGGCGATGCATCGATAGTATCTATTAGACGGTTAATATATTATAGACTCTAAGCTTTAGTTACTATACATACTACTATCAAGATATTGTATAAGTTCATTAGATGGCGCTATTGTATATTGACTATGTTTACTTAACATCATATCAAGACGTGACCGTATGCCGATCGACGTAAGAGATTAATATGAAGTCTATCTATTAGCAATACGTTCCTAGTATGGAACTAGATGCTCTTTGATAGCATTCCGATATATTTCGCGCTACTTATGATCCTAGTCCTTACTTAAAAAGAACTTAAACTTATTCCTAGGCGCAAGCATCGCGCTACTTATGATCCTAGTCCTTACTTAAAAAGAACTTAAACTTATTCCTAGGCGCAAGCATCGTACTAATTGCATAAAGGTGCCCTAGGATATTATCCGTTTTAGAGTAATATAAATCAAGCTTTAGTCGAGCGGCCTCTAGCGCCTAGAGCATTTGTCTCTTCTAAGCAGTCTTTTTCTATCGAAGTTGTACAATTGACTACTTAAGATGCTCGAAGAGCTTATTGTAAATCTTAAAAACGTAATGCGTAGTAGCGTCCTTTGTCTTCGAGAGTTCATTAGTAAAAACAAAGAATGGTTCTATAAGCTAGAGAAGGTAGTTAATCTAGCGCCATTCTTCGTCATTAAGTACTAAATCGGCACGATCATATTTAATATAGAATAGGACAAAGATAGATCGTAGTCGCTTCGCGCGTCGAAGTATTAGGAATGTAGAATTCTAACGCGTCTTTACATCCTAAAGTGGCATAAGCTTCGTCGATTTAGTCTATAGATTATAGAATGTCTCTCGGCGTTAAGGGCTTACGTTAACGTAGATAGCAAGATAACGAATCTAGAGATGTAGTTCTTAGTATTATTCTATTAAACTTAGTAGGATATTCATATACCTTAGCTAGTGTATTTGCAATATCTCGCTTTCTTACATTCGTACGGGCTGACTAAGATTACTACTCTATCTATATAGTCTCCGTTGTGTCATTTAGCGGAATAGCCTTAATATGTCTAAGGAGCTCGTTAAGACTAAGTTGAATCATATATGCAAGGCATAGAACCCGAATTAGAGTAGTACCATCTAGTATTAACTACTATAGAGTATCAACTAGGGTCTTGTTATTCGACGCATTATCGGTTGTAATCGTAAATACCTAATCTTCGATTTTATGCTGCTAAAGGATATCTAGGAGGATAGTACTTAGGGCTACACTAGAGTAATATCTATAAAGAGGTTCAAATCCAAGTAGAACCTCATGGTATTGCTAGTCCTCGTTGATAAAATAGCCACTAATAGCCATAAACGCCTAGGCGAATAGAGATGTCTAACAATTAAGAGCGATTAATAGCTTTGTGTCACTAGGAAGCTTCTAAAGAATACTTTGTTGTCGTTCTTTTACAGAGGTTTGAAGGCGACGCTAGATAGTCTTTACGGAAGGAATCTAAGGACTCGATAGGGCAGACTAGGCCATTTAGATTAAGCTAATAAACTTAGGATGCTTAATAAGCCGAAATGGAAGGCGAGCGATTGTTAAAAAAGTTAGGATCTTCTCTTCCTAGGCATCTTAGGTAAATCTTTAGTCAACTAAAGCATCCTAACCGTACAACCCAACAATATTAGATAAAATCCTTTTTAATAACTTATAGTAGAAGTAAAACTTACTGGTTTCCGTAAAAACTTTGTAATATCTGATTTTTTCCCTTATCTAGCCTTTAGATAGCTAGCCGTAGTAAGGTGGTTCTTGATTGTCGAAGTTCCTTAAGGCTGCCTTTTCCCATCTTTTGTCACACGAATAGTATAAGGGTGCTCCAGAATCTAACTATAGTGCTTATACATAACTTTTAGCGCCCCATTAGAGCTATTTGCGACTTAGTGATAATTATCCTAAGTACCTGATTAGTGGTTCGAATCCTAATGTatcttgctctttttccCGAACCCTATTTCTAGCCACTAAGCTACCTAATCGTTATAGAACATCGCGTCGTAGAGCACGAACGTCTTTTTTAGACTAGGACCAATACGCTCGAAGGAGGAAGGGATTagaggtggcggaggcggtCGAAGGAACTCTAGATCGATAGAGTCTGATATTTGCTGGCTCTCAGAGAGATCTAGTGTAAAGATCTGTGGATTATCGGTCGTTATGTAAGAAAGGTTGTCTATGTCGCTATCGTAGATAGCGGAGAAGATAGATTGTTGACTTTGAGACATCGTAACGCAAGATATAGAGATAATAAAGAGTGAATAGTaaaagaaagggaggggATTTACAGAATACTAGAATAATCAACTTAGGGGGTGAATAGCAAACAGAATATCAAACGAGTTGATACATCGCAAGGTTAGATTTTAAATTCGTCTCGTAGTTAGTTAGGGATAATTATTTAAGTAGGTCAACCTATCAACCCTATAGAAAACTAGGAGCAACTACTACAAACTAGAGAAAACCACATAGGAACCACATAGGAACCACATAGGAACCACCTAGAAACCACCTAGAAACCACCTAGAAACCACGTAGGAACCACTAAGGACTAGAGAATCTACTAATAGGCGACTTTAAACCTTATTTATAGTATACTAATAATAAATAGATCTGATTAAGGATGTTTTTTTATCAACAAGACACTAAGGATTCGATTAGTATTAAGGAATCTATAGTGACTACTAGAATAACTAAGATAGTATACATTTTTCCCCTCTAAAGATACACCTACTTTGCCTTAGACCGAAAAATATATTTTCGCAACTATACGTGCAGTTATTTTCTTTCTACCTTAATACCAACATAACATAGTCAGAAATACTTTAGAAATCTATAAATATATTATTACTAGCCCTACTTTATTTATATACAAAGGCATTTCTAGAATGTACCTAGTCTTAGAGCTAAAAAACGCTGTCGACGATAATAATGACTAGAACAGTATTTAATAACAGTATTTTATTAAGATGAATCAGCAGTTTTATGACTATTAAGACCCGGATTTTATGTACATTTGGTTTTTCTTAGGGCCCCAACAAGGAACCACACTGGTTTATGGTTTGATTTTGGGTTCTATGATTTAGAACCAAAACCAGGCtggttttggttttggttCTAACTTCAGAAACCAAATGTGGTTTTTGGCGCAGTCTAAGTAGGAGTCAactatattaataagcttaATTTTATTACTATATTCCTATAGGCTCGTATAGAAGCATTTAAACCATTAATAATTCAAAGCGCTTTTAAAGTAGCTATTTTAGTACTATATGATCTAgatagggtcatttcaaaACCTAATATTCGACTTTAGACGCCTACCCCCTAAGGTAGTTGACTAGGTAGTAGATtaagcgtatagagccctaAAACGCTAGCAAATCCTAAACAATTGAAACGACAAATTTCATCAATCAAAACTAGTATTAGTCGTTGATTATAAAGCCCCCCTACGCCTACTAATAGGGCGTTTGATCAGCTAGTCAAAGCATGCCATCTTGCGATTGTTAGGGAATAAGCTAaattatattaattaatagagtatCCTATATATAAGAAGGATTTgttaaagaagaaagaaggaatAAGGGGGAAAGcataataaggggaaaaTATAGTAGAATAGAAAGGTAGTTAGCGTATaaagctttagctaagtataacCATAATAGGACTTTATACAAAGGTCCTATAACAAAGGGTATACTATGAGTTAAGGGAGTAGGGCCTTATTTTTGAGGAAATCAAGCTTGTCAATATGGTTGATGCTAAGCCTCATTTTCCGATCAACTAAGCCTCCGTATGAGCGCTTTAAAATCGCAAAACAACCGATATCAAGCGGCTGTAAGAGGTACGAGCTATGCGCTGGCATACAGATAGGAATTATCTCGTTTTCTAAGCAAATTTAGTCGAGTTGGGTAGTTAAATGACTTCTATGCCTATCAAGGACTAATAAACGATATCGGCCCTACGTACGGCTATTTGTTGACGGAATAAATAGCTTTTGAAGCCATCGAAGGCCAATCTCGTCTATCGTCTATCCATTTTGACTAACTTCGAAGCGCTAGTCTTGTAGAAGGCCATCGAACCAAGCTTGATTGTATAGTTTGCCCTTGAAGATAATCGTCGGCGGGAGCGCCTACCTAGAAGCGCTAATTGACTCAATTGTAGTCACCCACTCGCGAGTTCCTTGCTATAAAATCGGTCTCCGACCGTAGTATTCCGCTCGGGTAATAACCTTAGCGGTCGCCGTAAGGCCCATCGCGAAGCTAGTCTCGTCAAAGTTGTAGATATCCTCCGATAGGATACCGTATCGCTGAATTGTAGTTTGTACGGTATTAAACCACTCTTGAATAACCTTTGGGTCCTCTTGTTTTGCTCGTTGATAGTCATATCGACGTGAAAAGCGAGATTTTAGCTTAGGATGTCGTTTAACAAATTTTGTAGCCTAGTTTTGACCGATTAGTGCGACGACGTTCGAACCGCGCTTCATAAGCAGCAAATTAGCCATTTCTCGGACTGTAGATGGCCTAGGTGCTCCACCGCGATCATCCATAGAGAGTATCCATTTTGGAAGCAGATTCTCTTCGATTTCAGATAATTTATAGCTATTGGCGCGTCGTTCGGTGCGAAATTGGCGGCTATGAATGCGGTCGGTGAGCGTAGAACGCGGAACGTTAAATTGGCGCGCTGCGTCTCGAATCGAGCTgatttctttgttttttaTAGCTTGTAAGGCTAATAGAAGGCGCCCTTCTTACTCGATAGAATTTTGGCTTGATTAAGCGCGTTTTGGTGGCATGGTGGTTGGTAGAAAATAGAAGAACGCGTTGGAACGCGTAAATTTAGTTGGGTGGCCGAGTGGGTGGTGTGGCCGAGTGGGtagtgaattacgttatGGCATTAGGGTTTCCAGAGGGGGCAGATTACAGTTAAGCACTAGGAGCGAATCAACGGGCGAAGAATTGGTGTGGGCCCCTGATACCAATTGACAATAGAGTACAGGATAGGCACTTCACTTCAATATCCCGGAACTACCTTAACAGATACACGCAAGCCATTTTCAGGCTTGACAGTGATGCCGCTAGCAAACTTTACCCCATTCATATCCATAGACTCCTTGTCTTTCATTTGAAAATCAAATCGGCCAATCCATCCCGCAAGCATACAGGCAAACTCTGCTCTCGCAAATCCTTGTCCAATACATATCCTATGGCCTTGCGAGAAAGTGAGCATAGCGTAGTTACTGATGGCACCGCCTCCACTATTGATTTTCaacccttcttcatcatccttgaTTAACCACCGATAAGGATTGAAATCAGCGGCATCTGGACCCCAGAGTTTCTTATCCATGTTTGTGGCGCAAGATGATATCATAATCTTCGTGCCGCGAGGGATAGCTATATCTTGAACAAAGATATCGCAGACTGCTTCCCGCATAGTGATGCGGACTGGGGGGAACATTCTGAAGACCTCATTGCACACCGCGTATAATAATGGCAAGCGGCTGATCACGTCAAATGAATGTTCTGAGCCTGAATCAATAGGCGCTAGCTTCTTTCGTATTTCTTCACGGAGCTGTTGTTGGATCTCGGGATGCAAAGCAAGAGCGTAAACTGCCCAAGTCAAGATGGACGCCGTAGTCTCATGGCCAGCACCTAAGAAAGTCATGACTTGATTGATGAGATCCTCGTCAGAAAAGCGGCCATTTTTCATAGCAATGGAAAGGAGATCGATATCTTGGGCGCACGTATCGTTGGACATGGCACGCTTATATTGGATGATTGCTTGGCAGTTTTGACGAATAGCCTTAGTTGCCTGTGAAAAGTCTCGATTGTGTGGGAGAGGTAAGCTCCTGACCATGCTCCATGGGAACAGAGCGCCGAGAAAAAATAAAGCACGTTTCTGCTTTGTGACTTTGAAAATAGTGTTATAAGTCTCCACAAGAGGGTTGCATTGGTTGCGAATGGCACCAAAGTCTTTTCCAAAGCCTGCGAGACCAATTATGTCAAGCGCATATCGAGATGCCCAATTGGCAATATCCATTTCAAAGCCGTTGTTGGAGGGCATGGCTGCAGTCATGCTAATTATTGTTTCACGAGCTTTGCTGCAGAAAATTGGATACAGCGAGTCGATATTTCGACGAGTGAAAGCTGGCATGAGACCCTTTTTCTGAGCTCTGTGGTCCTCGCCTTCACTGACTAATAACCCATTTCCAAGCATATCTTTCATTGCGTTGGTGAGAAAAGACGGCTTGTGGAAATCGTAACAATTGGTTACCAAAATATCGGCAAGTACTTTTGGCGAGTAGACTATTAATCTTTCACGGTTGAAAAATGTGAGATGGCGTATGACTCCATCATTTGGGACCGCGGATAGCCTTGATTTGAATTGAAATTTGTCAGCTTGCTCAATCTTTCGTCGAGATAATACTCACCATTGTTTTGACGGATTTCCTTGTGGTTCTCGAAAAAGTTTCATACCATGCCCCCAAAGCCAGTGATTCTCTTTCGGCATTGGGAGATGTCTCAGAGGGGAAAGGAAGAACGGATAAACGAAAGTCGTCCATAGAGCCCATACTAGAAAAGCCGTAGAGCAAAGAATTATAAAATTCGCGGAGAAAGATAATGGTTGTCCAAGGTTCATCAACAAAGAAATCACAATGAGCAATACTCCGAAACCTCCATGTTGGCGATCCATGTCTGCCCTTGCCGGCGGGTAGTGACTGAATGGACTGATTTCTGTGAGCTCTCAGGCTTGACTGAATTGATGGCCCCAACTCACTCCAGATTGCTGAATATCAATCCGTGGGCAGGTGACCGCAGTGACAGGGTCCGACGCCTGGTCGTGCCAGCTAGTCTCAAAAAGCCTCAATTAATCCAATGACAAGTGCTTCTCTTGTATTATTGGTGATGGATTTTCTTGGCCAGGTTGAGCTTAAAGCTTTGCTTGATTTGCGACGAAGCGAGAGATGAGGACATGAAAAATTTCCGAGCAACGCCAGCTTCTACTTAAAATTGGCGGAAGACTACTTTAGGTCATTGGAATTAGTCCTGCCGAGATGTTGGAAATCAACGTCGCCCTTGAAAGCTCATAGGTCAGGTTTTATTGAATACGAGCTACATACAAGTGGAAACTCTATTTTAAAGGATCTCTAGCGAAGTTGATCTAGACAATAATTTTCCGTAATTTTACGGAGATTCAAAATCAGAACCGTAATCAGTACATCGCCTGTTCGGTACCAGAGAGAGTTGAGCATTTTCTATTCCAaccatcgtcttcctccatATGGTTACTGCCAACTTTTACCAGAGTCCTACCACAGACGAATGACATTGAGTAGACCATAAAATGCGTCTATCCATCTCGTAAAGACTTCTTTTGGCTattttttttatctttcaTTTTTTGGAAATTTGAAGCTTTTGGTTCAACCATCTCTTGAAATTCCCAGTACTTCGTTCTGCAGCCTACAAGCGAGCTTTCCGTGGGTCCTTTTGTACGATGTCCTTGAGCCATAGTGCGGCTGCTCTCGTGCACTCATCTGGACGCTCAAAGGGAAGCTGGTGTGTTGCGTTCACGATCCATGTTATTTTTGTCATCTGGGACATTTTCCCGACATCAACTTCAAGCTGCTTCGGGGGAACAGCAAAAGGGCGGACGGGCATGATTGCGTGGAACGGGATGCTGATATCAGTCAAGCGATCGTAGCATTGGGCTGGTGTCTCCTTGTCGTAGTATAACGCCCATTCAAGTCGAGGGTGTGCGACAAGGCGAAACCCGCCCTCGTCATCTGCAACGACTCCCCGCTCAGTAAAAATCTTCATAGCGCGTTCACTCCAACCCCGTGTCCGTTTATTCGACCGCAGCTCGGTAGTGACTGATTCTCGATTGAGATGCCGATATTTGATGTTTGTGCACAAAACATCTTTTGGCAGCTTAGTGAATGCTTTATTGATCTTTCCCGATGGAATCATTGCCGGGTCTAACACTGTTAAACTGGAGAAAATGTTGGGAGCGTGGGCCGCCGCTAACATTGCGCATTGGGCGCCCAAACTGTGTGCTAGCACGTGAAGATTTGATCTCACTGGCTGTTGGCCTTGCGTTGCCGGTTGTCTTGGAACGAGAATTTCTGGGAGAGCCTGTGCAGCAGTGAGCGGGAGGTAGGCAGTGACGAATAGCAGGATATCTCGGGTAATGTCTTTCTCGTTGCCTGTTTGGAAAGGAAATATGTGAGTGAAATGCAAAAGTTTAGCTATGCAGGTGGCTACTGCAGAAGTATGTGACTCAAGCAGCGCTCACGCACCATAAAGATAACCGATGGGATTCATGAGAGCAGTTTCACCGGATAAAGGCATATCTAAACTCCATATCTCATCGACGCTAACGTTTGCATcctggagttggagaagtAGCATCTCGAGAAACGGTTCGAACATCTGAGACAAGAAAATAAGAGTCAGATCCATAGCTCGCTTTTGTGGTTTTTATGCTGCTTGTTCTCACTTCTTTGGGGACTCCCATTCCCGGTAACATGAGCATCGTAACCTTCTCCTGTGTGAATTCTCCCGCATTCTGAGCATTGTATATCGGTATATATCGTTTGGCCACAAGAGACGGAGCAGGTACAAGGCCTGCTTCAACCGTCTGTTCTGGATCTCTCCGGTCATAAATATGATAGAGACTCTGCTGGCAGGAGGTCGACTTCGGATCGTATGGAATATTGTGTTTATCATCATCCGGAATTGCCGAAGGGTTTTGATCGAAAGATAACGGTGACCAAGCAGGATGCACCTCACGATTTCCTGTCCCAGTAAAGACATGTGTTGTAGCCCGCCAAGCTGATGAGCATATCTGTGACTGGGATCGTGGTCGTGAGAGTTGAAGCTGCTCGCACTTAACAGTCGAACTTAACTGAAGTGGGCGTAATATCGCCCGCTGGTATTTTCTTGATGTTGTAAACGACATTATATTTGTCAAACGCTGGAGATTCAAGTTTTCAAGGTTATTCGTTGAGCCAAAGTCATGAGGAAAAGTCATGGTTAGGTGGAATCCCACTGCATAAACACATTTAAATAGAGAGCAATAGCCACATTGACCTACAAATTGTAATTTTACGAAATCTTAACCCAAAGGAGTTTCAGGGTCGAACTGATCAGCGCAAAAAATTCTTTAAATTGAAAATCAGAGATCACATTCCAACTTCAGGGATCCAGGGCAGGCCCACTGCGCTAGCGCACCCCACAAGCCAACCACGGCTCGCACTACATCTCCTATTACAGAAAATGCTCACATTGGCCAACCTTCGAACTTCTGGGTGCTTCCACACACTTGTTGCACGAATTATCTGGGGGCTAAACTCACTTTTCGAAGATAAGAGGGATCAACACTGGTCGTGGCGGTGGCCCCTTTTCTGGTTTCCCATAAGAGTCCTTGTAATATGTGAACGGTTCTTTGAACACCCCAAGAAGATTTCCCTGATACCTTTTCTGTCAAACGTTCATATACACCACATCTTCAAAATGACGCACATTTGAAAATTCGCCAATCGAATTACAAATTTTTGAGAGCAACAAACTTGCATGCCGTATCAACCATGTCTGAGCCACAGCTAGAGACACTGACCGCGCCACGCCAAAAAGAGACTCAGAACAGTAGCCGGACAGCCTGGCTTACAGTACTGGGATGTTTTCTTGCCTTCTTTGCAACATTCGGCATTGTCACAGGCTTTGGCGTCTTTCAGGCATACTACGAATCACTATGGCCAGACCGAAGCGCAAGTGACATTAGTTGGATTGGTTCATTCCAGCTGTGGTGCATCACGGGCATGGCGATCCCCAGCGTC from Penicillium psychrofluorescens genome assembly, chromosome: 5 carries:
- a CDS encoding uncharacterized protein (ID:PFLUO_008508-T1.cds;~source:funannotate); translation: MPSNNGFEMDIANWASRYALDIIGLAGFGKDFGAIRNQCNPLVETYNTIFKVTKQKRALFFLGALFPWSMVRSLPLPHNRDFSQATKAIRQNCQAIIQYKRAMSNDTCAQDIDLLSIAMKNGRFSDEDLINQVMTFLGAGHETTASILTWAVYALALHPEIQQQLREEIRKKLAPIDSGSEHSFDVISRLPLLYAVCNEVFRMFPPVRITMREAVCDIFVQDIAIPRGTKIMISSCATNMDKKLWGPDAADFNPYRWLIKDDEEGLKINSGGGAISNYAMLTFSQGHRICIGQGFARAEFACMLAGWIGRFDFQMKDKESMDMNGVKFASGITVKPENGLRVSVKVVPGY
- a CDS encoding uncharacterized protein (ID:PFLUO_008509-T1.cds;~source:funannotate), with product MLAAAHAPNIFSSLTVLDPAMIPSGKINKAFTKLPKDVLCTNIKYRHLNRESVTTELRSNKRTRGWSERAMKIFTERGVVADDEGGFRLVAHPRLEWALYYDKETPAQCYDRLTDISIPFHAIMPVRPFAVPPKQLEVDVGKMSQMTKITWIVNATHQLPFERPDECTRAAALWLKDIVQKDPRKARL